One genomic region from Sphingobacterium multivorum encodes:
- the fusA gene encoding elongation factor G, producing MARDLKFTRNIGIAAHIDAGKTTTTERILYYSGVNHKIGEVHEGASTMDWMEQEAERGITITSAATTVFWNYRNNKYQVNVIDTPGHVDFTVEVNRSLRVLDGLVFLFSAVDGVEPQSETNWRLADGYKVPRIGFVNKMDRSGADFLKVVKQVKDMLGSDAVALQLPIGAEDTFKGVVDLINNRGIVWNEHDKGMTFTEVPIPDDMLDEVAEYREKLLEAVAGYDESLMEKFFEDPDSLTEREILNALRAAVLDNSIVPMVCGSSFKNKGVQTMLDLVMELLPSPLDVEAVKGTNPDTGEEIERKPSVSEPFAALGFKIATDPFVGRLCFIRAYSGKLDAGSYVLNTRSGNKERISRIFQMHANKQNPIPFIEAGDIGAVVGFKDIKTGDTLCDEKAPIVLESMTFPEPVIGLAIEPKTQADVDRLGIGLGKLAEEDPTFVVKSDEETGQTVISGMGELHLEILIDRLKREFKVEVNQGAPQVAYKESINGSTEHREVYKKQSGGRGKFADIKVVISPIDADYDTTKSALQFVNEIVGGAIPKEYIPSVQKGFEASLNNGVLAGYPLSGMKVRLIDGSFHAVDSDSLSFELAAKMAYREALPKCSPVLMEPIMKVEVLTPEENMGDVMGDLNRRRGQMQGLDSRNGAQVIKALVPLSEMFGYVTQLRTITSGRATSTMEFDHYAEAPRNVADEVIAKSKGKIKGSVE from the coding sequence ATGGCAAGAGATTTAAAATTCACTAGAAATATCGGTATCGCTGCTCACATCGATGCTGGTAAAACTACAACAACTGAGCGTATCCTTTATTACTCAGGTGTAAACCACAAAATTGGTGAAGTTCACGAAGGTGCTTCTACAATGGACTGGATGGAGCAAGAAGCTGAGCGTGGTATCACAATCACTTCTGCTGCTACAACCGTATTTTGGAACTACCGTAACAACAAATACCAAGTAAACGTAATCGATACTCCTGGACACGTGGATTTCACGGTTGAGGTAAACCGTTCGTTACGTGTACTAGACGGATTAGTTTTCTTATTCTCTGCGGTTGATGGTGTTGAGCCTCAATCTGAAACAAACTGGCGTTTAGCTGACGGTTACAAAGTACCTCGTATTGGTTTCGTAAATAAAATGGACCGTTCAGGAGCTGACTTCTTGAAAGTTGTAAAACAAGTAAAAGACATGTTAGGTTCTGATGCTGTAGCTTTACAATTACCTATCGGTGCTGAAGATACATTCAAAGGTGTGGTTGACTTGATCAACAACCGTGGTATCGTTTGGAACGAGCATGATAAAGGGATGACCTTCACTGAAGTGCCTATTCCTGATGATATGTTGGATGAGGTTGCTGAATACCGTGAGAAATTATTGGAAGCAGTAGCTGGTTACGATGAGTCTTTGATGGAGAAATTCTTCGAAGATCCAGATTCATTGACTGAGCGCGAAATCTTAAATGCATTACGTGCTGCTGTATTGGATAACTCCATCGTTCCTATGGTTTGTGGTTCATCTTTCAAAAACAAAGGTGTTCAAACCATGTTAGACCTAGTAATGGAATTATTGCCTTCACCTCTAGATGTAGAGGCTGTAAAAGGTACTAACCCTGATACTGGTGAAGAAATCGAGCGTAAACCATCTGTTAGCGAGCCTTTCGCAGCTTTAGGTTTTAAAATTGCGACAGACCCATTCGTAGGTCGTTTATGTTTCATCCGTGCTTACTCTGGTAAATTAGATGCAGGTTCTTATGTATTGAACACACGTTCAGGAAACAAAGAGCGTATCTCTCGTATCTTCCAAATGCACGCGAACAAACAAAACCCTATCCCTTTCATCGAGGCTGGTGATATCGGTGCTGTTGTTGGTTTCAAAGACATCAAAACTGGTGACACACTTTGTGACGAAAAAGCGCCTATCGTATTAGAGTCCATGACTTTCCCTGAGCCAGTAATTGGTTTAGCGATTGAGCCTAAAACTCAAGCTGACGTGGATAGATTAGGTATTGGTCTTGGTAAATTGGCTGAAGAGGATCCTACATTCGTTGTTAAATCTGATGAAGAGACTGGTCAAACTGTTATCTCAGGTATGGGTGAGCTTCACCTTGAAATCCTAATCGACCGTTTGAAACGCGAATTCAAAGTTGAGGTTAACCAAGGTGCGCCACAAGTAGCATACAAAGAGTCTATCAATGGTTCTACTGAGCACCGTGAGGTATACAAAAAACAATCAGGTGGTCGTGGTAAATTCGCGGATATCAAAGTTGTTATCTCTCCTATCGATGCTGATTACGATACAACAAAATCTGCTCTTCAATTCGTAAACGAAATTGTGGGTGGTGCTATTCCGAAAGAATACATTCCTTCAGTTCAAAAAGGATTTGAGGCATCATTAAATAATGGTGTATTGGCTGGTTATCCGCTTTCAGGAATGAAAGTTCGTTTGATCGACGGTTCATTCCACGCAGTCGATTCAGATTCGTTATCTTTCGAATTGGCAGCTAAAATGGCATACCGTGAAGCATTACCAAAATGTTCTCCAGTATTAATGGAGCCAATCATGAAAGTAGAAGTGTTGACTCCAGAAGAAAACATGGGTGATGTAATGGGTGACTTAAACCGTCGTCGTGGTCAAATGCAAGGTTTGGATTCACGTAACGGTGCACAAGTAATCAAAGCATTGGTTCCACTTTCTGAGATGTTCGGTTACGTAACGCAATTACGTACAATCACTTCAGGCCGTGCAACGTCTACAATGGAATTTGATCACTATGCTGAAGCTCCTCGTAACGTTGCTGATGAGGTGATTGCAAAATCAAAAGGTAAAATCAAAGGTTCTGTAGAATAA
- the rpsJ gene encoding 30S ribosomal protein S10, whose product MSQRIRIKLKSYDYNLVDKSAEKIVKTVKPTGAVVSGPIPLPTEKKIYTVLRSPHVNKKAREQFQLCAYKRLLDIYSSNAKTVDALMKLELPSGVEVEIKV is encoded by the coding sequence ATGAGCCAAAGAATCAGAATTAAATTGAAATCTTACGATTACAATTTGGTTGACAAATCAGCTGAAAAAATCGTAAAAACAGTAAAACCTACAGGTGCAGTTGTTAGTGGTCCTATTCCATTGCCTACTGAGAAAAAAATCTACACGGTATTACGTTCACCACACGTTAACAAAAAAGCACGTGAGCAATTCCAATTATGTGCTTACAAAAGATTGTTGGATATCTATTCATCAAACGCTAAAACTGTTGACGCATTGATGAAACTTGAATTACCTTCAGGTGTTGAAGTAGAAATCAAAGTGTGA
- a CDS encoding outer membrane beta-barrel protein yields the protein MQPGGSLQGKGNKINVKDLAEVTGGSLGIEDSKSQLMYIEVPVNFVYSIPTGNSGSVFLGAGPYAGVGIHAKATRSNESDSGSFNDAGLKTFDAGLNFLAGFKLTNGFLINGGYGLGLTNIVKGAEDSSARIAFFQLESVISYNLGLKYKKGLFLRKAPSFFQ from the coding sequence ATCCAACCTGGGGGTTCTTTACAAGGGAAAGGAAATAAAATTAACGTCAAGGACTTGGCGGAGGTAACTGGTGGCAGTTTAGGAATAGAAGACTCAAAAAGTCAGTTGATGTATATTGAAGTTCCGGTCAATTTTGTATACAGCATACCAACGGGTAATTCTGGTAGTGTTTTCTTAGGGGCAGGTCCTTATGCTGGTGTTGGTATACATGCTAAAGCTACTCGAAGTAATGAGAGCGATAGTGGTAGTTTTAACGATGCTGGTCTTAAAACCTTTGATGCTGGTTTAAACTTTTTAGCAGGATTCAAACTGACAAACGGTTTCTTGATTAATGGTGGGTACGGTTTAGGATTGACGAATATAGTAAAAGGAGCCGAGGATAGTTCTGCTAGAATCGCGTTTTTTCAATTGGAATCGGTTATCAGCTATAATCTGGGGCTAAAATATAAAAAGGGGCTTTTCTTGCGAAAGGCCCCTTCTTTTTTTCAGTGA
- a CDS encoding AI-2E family transporter: MKRFLPLPFYVKLACVLISILLLGYLAKIGDTILIPMILGLLFSLLLIPLSNFLERKLRFPRTLAGIISVILFFGVLGYGLFLLASQLTLLKEDFPAFKQQIMDGVGNLQTWVSQQFGIQHKDQIDFINKTASKSVDSGTLFLGTALVSLSSMFILFVFTFLYTFFLLIYRGHIVKFLLFVNRVEDRPIVLDVVQQVQYVVKKYLIGLLIQMSLVSLLVFIVLSLIGVKYSLLLALITGVFNVLPYVGIFSSMLIIAILTFATSSFTHVVLVIIALIVVHMIDSNFIVPKIVGSKVKVNSLFAMLSIIIGEMIWGISGMFLAIPILAIVKIVMDRIKELKPWGFLLGEEDSKDEVYKDLFGTLNPLEKKIIEENEQKS; the protein is encoded by the coding sequence ATGAAAAGATTTCTCCCTTTACCCTTTTATGTTAAGTTGGCCTGCGTACTCATCAGTATCCTTTTATTGGGGTATTTGGCTAAAATAGGTGATACCATACTTATTCCCATGATTTTGGGCCTGTTGTTTTCGTTGTTGCTGATTCCGCTCAGTAATTTTTTGGAGCGGAAGCTGCGGTTTCCAAGGACACTTGCCGGTATCATAAGTGTTATTTTATTTTTCGGTGTGCTAGGTTATGGGCTTTTTCTATTGGCTTCTCAGCTTACGCTTCTTAAGGAGGATTTCCCGGCCTTTAAGCAACAGATTATGGACGGTGTGGGCAATTTACAGACCTGGGTGAGCCAACAGTTCGGAATTCAGCATAAAGATCAGATTGATTTTATCAATAAAACAGCCTCAAAATCCGTTGATTCGGGAACTTTGTTTTTAGGAACTGCATTGGTTTCCCTTTCATCGATGTTTATTCTGTTTGTCTTTACCTTTCTTTACACATTCTTCCTACTAATATATAGGGGACATATTGTCAAGTTTCTTTTATTTGTCAACCGCGTAGAGGACCGGCCTATTGTTCTGGACGTCGTTCAACAGGTTCAGTATGTCGTCAAAAAATATCTGATTGGCCTACTGATCCAAATGAGCTTGGTTTCCCTTTTGGTCTTTATTGTCCTTTCCTTGATTGGGGTAAAATATAGTTTGCTTTTGGCATTGATCACTGGCGTATTCAATGTGCTGCCTTATGTTGGTATTTTCTCCTCAATGCTTATCATTGCCATTCTGACGTTTGCTACATCCTCTTTTACCCATGTTGTCTTGGTGATCATAGCCCTTATTGTTGTGCATATGATAGACAGTAATTTTATCGTGCCGAAGATTGTTGGTTCTAAGGTTAAAGTTAATTCGCTGTTTGCTATGCTCTCCATCATCATTGGTGAAATGATCTGGGGAATTTCGGGCATGTTTCTGGCCATTCCAATTCTGGCTATCGTTAAGATTGTGATGGACAGGATCAAAGAACTTAAACCATGGGGCTTTCTTTTAGGGGAAGAAGATAGTAAAGATGAGGTGTATAAGGATTTATTTGGTACGTTAAATCCTCTTGAAAAGAAGATTATAGAGGAAAATGAGCAGAAGTCGTAG
- a CDS encoding porin family protein — MKKLLLSAAILFGSLGAFAQGGLGYGLRAGVNIPKYSFENGSSESNTGFFVTGYLDAPISPNFSIQPGLSLQNKGGKYSATVNSATGELKQSIMSLDIPVNLVAKLPTGGSGNFFIGAGPYVGFALSGKNKFEASSNNSSAKSEWDVEFGSGSGKDLKRTDFGVNFLAGYQLTNGFQINAGYGLGLTNLAPNSGSIKNRVWSVGIGFGL, encoded by the coding sequence ATGAAAAAACTATTATTATCTGCAGCAATTTTATTTGGTTCATTAGGAGCTTTTGCACAAGGTGGATTGGGATACGGACTACGTGCGGGTGTAAACATTCCTAAATATTCATTTGAAAATGGAAGTTCTGAATCCAATACAGGATTTTTTGTAACAGGTTATTTGGATGCTCCTATTTCTCCAAACTTTTCCATCCAACCTGGATTGTCATTACAGAATAAAGGTGGAAAATATTCCGCAACAGTCAATAGTGCGACAGGTGAGTTAAAGCAGAGTATAATGTCTTTGGATATCCCTGTTAACTTAGTGGCTAAATTGCCTACGGGTGGATCAGGTAATTTCTTTATCGGAGCTGGACCTTATGTTGGATTTGCGCTTAGTGGTAAGAATAAATTTGAAGCAAGCTCAAATAACTCCAGCGCAAAAAGTGAATGGGATGTGGAGTTTGGTAGTGGCTCTGGAAAGGATTTAAAACGTACGGATTTCGGCGTTAACTTCCTTGCAGGTTATCAATTAACGAATGGTTTTCAGATCAATGCTGGTTATGGTTTAGGTTTAACCAACTTAGCACCTAACAGCGGTTCGATCAAAAACCGTGTTTGGTCTGTAGGCATCGGCTTCGGACTATAA